The following are encoded together in the Planctobacterium marinum genome:
- the plsX gene encoding phosphate acyltransferase PlsX, protein MTDIRLAVDVMGGDNGPSITLPASIRACRNYAHLNLKLFGPESAIRPHLYGLPPDVKNRISIVDVTTQISMDEAPTSALRYKQDSTMGRALKAVQAGEADACVSAGNTGALLALSLFLLRPLDGVKRPALISTIPGNNKKRVFLLDLGANVTQDANALYQFAVMGSVMAETVEGVKQPKVALVNVGVEQNKGNAIVKEANKLLLANKDINYVGYVEGDALFNASVDVIVTDGFVGNVVLKASEGLAKFIAREAKKAATKNIWTKMLSFIARPVLKKIYNRVNPDQYNGASLIGLRGIVVKSHGNATEDAFMYAIQEAMKEVERQVPDKIQSKINHALVNKAE, encoded by the coding sequence TTGACTGATATTCGACTTGCGGTCGATGTAATGGGGGGCGATAACGGCCCCTCTATTACTTTGCCTGCCTCTATTCGCGCTTGCCGCAACTATGCCCATCTAAACTTAAAACTATTTGGACCAGAATCCGCTATACGTCCCCATTTATATGGCTTACCTCCAGACGTTAAAAACCGAATTTCTATCGTTGATGTTACAACACAAATCAGTATGGATGAGGCGCCTACGTCGGCCCTGCGCTACAAACAAGACTCCACTATGGGACGAGCCCTAAAGGCTGTTCAAGCTGGTGAAGCGGACGCTTGTGTTAGTGCCGGAAATACCGGTGCGTTATTGGCCTTATCTCTGTTTTTACTCAGACCATTGGATGGCGTGAAAAGGCCCGCATTAATCTCTACCATTCCCGGAAACAACAAAAAGCGTGTATTTTTATTAGATCTCGGTGCCAATGTTACTCAAGATGCCAACGCCTTGTATCAATTCGCTGTGATGGGATCTGTGATGGCTGAAACCGTTGAGGGAGTCAAGCAACCTAAGGTCGCCTTGGTCAACGTCGGGGTTGAACAAAATAAAGGCAATGCCATTGTTAAAGAAGCCAACAAATTACTACTTGCGAATAAGGACATAAACTATGTGGGTTACGTTGAAGGCGATGCCTTGTTTAACGCCAGTGTAGATGTGATCGTTACCGATGGTTTTGTGGGCAACGTGGTGCTAAAAGCGTCAGAAGGACTGGCAAAGTTCATCGCCAGAGAAGCCAAAAAAGCAGCAACAAAAAATATCTGGACCAAAATGTTGTCATTTATTGCTCGTCCGGTACTAAAAAAGATCTATAACAGGGTGAACCCCGACCAGTATAACGGCGCCAGTTTGATAGGATTGCGCGGCATTGTAGTAAAGAGTCATGGCAATGCTACTGAAGATGCATTCATGTACGCAATTCAGGAAGCAATGAAGGAAGTCGAAAGGCAAGTTCCTGACAAGATTCAAAGCAAAATAAACCATGCGCTCGTGAATAAGGCAGAATAA